One stretch of candidate division KSB1 bacterium DNA includes these proteins:
- the hslV gene encoding ATP-dependent protease subunit HslV — MHATTILGVRHKGEVALAGDGQVTFGDAVLKNNAKKVRKIYNDTVLAGFAGAAADALTLFDRFEKRLEESHGNLGRAAVELAKDWRSDRYLRRLDATLAVMDKKQTFIISGTGEVIEPDDDVVALGSGGGYALAAARALIKHTDLSARDIVREAMQVASSICIYTNNKITMIEL; from the coding sequence ATGCACGCCACCACCATCTTGGGCGTGCGCCACAAAGGCGAAGTGGCGCTGGCCGGCGATGGCCAGGTGACCTTCGGCGACGCCGTGCTCAAGAACAACGCCAAGAAGGTACGGAAGATCTACAACGACACGGTGCTGGCTGGCTTTGCCGGAGCGGCGGCGGATGCCCTCACCCTGTTTGACCGCTTCGAGAAGCGGTTGGAGGAGTCGCATGGCAACCTGGGCCGCGCCGCGGTAGAGCTGGCAAAAGACTGGCGCAGCGACCGCTACCTGCGCCGCCTGGACGCCACCTTGGCGGTGATGGACAAGAAGCAGACTTTCATCATCTCTGGCACCGGCGAGGTCATTGAGCCCGATGACGACGTGGTCGCCCTTGGCTCGGGCGGTGGCTACGCGCTGGCAGCGGCGCGTGCCCTGATCAAGCACACCGACCTCAGCGCGCGCGACATTGTCCGGGAGGCCATGCAGGTCGCTTCGTCCATCTGTATCTACACCAACAACAAGATTACGATGATCGAGCTTTAG
- the rpoN gene encoding RNA polymerase factor sigma-54, producing MVNLSQRLSMQLRQSPQQVLLSSLLQLPILSLEHRINLELETNPLLEIDTDMEEELEQEEIPEQSLELESPDESDEQEVDYDTIHDQKEEQEMDWETVLNDQDSYEHWIPREKDAEQFERPEVYRETLTDHLLNQLHLTDLSDQEMAIGEHLIWNINSAGYLATDVHSVADTFEVDEEVVEKVLEVIEHFDPPGIGARNLQECLLIQLLEQEEPHPLAVAIIRDHFDDFKNLRFEKLAKTLGVSLDEVKEAVEEIKKLNPKPGEGYVAYDDNYVVPDITVVKEDGEFKVVLNDWNIPSLRISKSYRQMLADKKNTPKEARDYIRQRLESARWLINSIQQRRQTIIRAMEAIVRRQRDFFEHGPEHIKPMILKDIADDIGMDISTVSRVTNGKYVQTEFGVVELKYFFSEKIHRDDGEDVSNKVIKNLIKEIIQKEDPKKPLNDQKIAEMLKAQGYNVARRTVAKYREQMMIPIARLRRGL from the coding sequence ATGGTAAACCTGTCGCAAAGACTGTCCATGCAGCTGCGGCAGTCACCGCAGCAAGTGCTGCTCTCTTCCTTGCTCCAGTTACCGATCCTCAGTCTCGAACACCGCATCAACTTGGAGCTGGAGACCAATCCCCTTCTGGAAATCGATACGGACATGGAAGAAGAGCTGGAGCAGGAGGAAATCCCAGAGCAGAGCTTAGAGCTGGAAAGCCCCGACGAGTCCGATGAGCAGGAAGTCGACTATGATACCATTCACGACCAGAAGGAAGAGCAGGAGATGGACTGGGAGACCGTGCTCAACGATCAGGATTCCTACGAGCACTGGATCCCCAGGGAGAAGGACGCCGAGCAATTCGAGCGACCGGAGGTCTATCGGGAGACGCTCACCGACCACCTGCTCAATCAGTTGCACCTGACCGACCTCTCCGACCAGGAGATGGCCATCGGCGAACACCTCATCTGGAATATCAACAGCGCTGGCTACCTGGCCACCGATGTGCACAGCGTGGCCGATACTTTCGAGGTGGACGAAGAGGTCGTCGAGAAGGTGCTCGAGGTCATCGAGCATTTCGATCCGCCCGGCATAGGTGCCCGCAATCTGCAGGAGTGTCTGCTCATTCAGCTCCTGGAGCAGGAGGAGCCGCACCCCTTGGCGGTGGCCATCATTCGCGACCACTTCGACGACTTTAAGAACTTGCGCTTCGAGAAGCTGGCCAAGACCTTGGGAGTCAGCTTAGACGAGGTGAAAGAGGCGGTCGAGGAGATCAAGAAACTCAATCCCAAGCCAGGGGAGGGGTACGTCGCCTACGACGACAATTACGTTGTGCCGGACATAACGGTGGTCAAGGAAGATGGCGAATTCAAGGTGGTGCTCAACGACTGGAACATCCCCTCGTTGCGCATCAGCAAATCGTACCGGCAGATGTTGGCCGACAAGAAGAACACGCCCAAGGAGGCGAGGGACTATATCCGGCAGCGATTAGAGTCGGCGCGTTGGCTGATCAATTCCATCCAGCAAAGGCGACAGACCATCATCCGCGCCATGGAGGCTATTGTTCGGCGGCAGAGGGACTTCTTCGAACACGGCCCCGAGCACATCAAGCCGATGATCCTCAAGGACATCGCCGACGACATTGGCATGGACATTTCCACCGTGAGCCGAGTCACCAACGGCAAGTACGTGCAGACCGAGTTCGGCGTCGTTGAGCTGAAGTACTTTTTCAGTGAGAAGATCCATCGCGACGACGGCGAGGATGTGTCCAACAAGGTGATCAAGAATCTCATCAAGGAGATCATTCAGAAGGAAGACCCGAAGAAGCCGCTCAACGACCAGAAGATCGCGGAGATGCTCAAGGCTCAGGGGTACAATGTGGCCAGGCGAACGGTGGCCAAGTATCGCGAACAGATGATGATTCCCATTGCCCGACTGCGGCGGGGTCTTTAG
- the lptB gene encoding LPS export ABC transporter ATP-binding protein gives MLLRSEELVKVYSKRKVVNGVSIEVRQGEIVGLLGPNGAGKTTTFYMITGMIRPTAGRIFLDECEITHLPMYRRAQTGIAYLSQEPSIFRKLTVEENILAILETMELSREERRQRLEELLNELDIAHLAKNKAYTLSGGERRRAEITRALVTKPKFILLDEPFAGVDPIAVEDIQAIVARLKEKNIGVLITDHNVHETLSITDRAYLLYEGVVLKSGTSEFLANDPEARKLYLGEKFRLDR, from the coding sequence ATGCTCCTCCGCTCCGAGGAGCTGGTCAAGGTCTACAGCAAGAGAAAAGTGGTCAACGGGGTCTCCATCGAGGTGCGACAGGGCGAGATCGTTGGACTGCTGGGACCCAACGGAGCGGGCAAGACGACCACCTTCTACATGATTACCGGGATGATTCGTCCCACGGCCGGAAGGATTTTCTTGGACGAGTGCGAGATCACGCACTTGCCCATGTACCGGCGGGCGCAGACGGGAATTGCCTATCTGTCGCAAGAGCCGTCGATCTTCCGCAAACTGACGGTGGAGGAAAACATTCTGGCCATCCTGGAGACGATGGAGCTCAGCCGCGAGGAGCGGAGGCAACGCCTCGAGGAACTGCTCAACGAGCTGGACATCGCCCATCTGGCCAAGAACAAAGCCTATACCCTGTCCGGAGGGGAGAGGCGACGCGCGGAGATAACCAGGGCACTGGTCACCAAACCAAAGTTCATTTTGCTGGACGAGCCGTTTGCAGGGGTGGACCCCATCGCGGTGGAGGACATTCAGGCCATCGTCGCGCGCTTGAAGGAGAAGAATATTGGCGTGCTCATCACTGACCACAACGTCCATGAGACGCTTTCAATCACTGACCGGGCATATCTGCTCTACGAGGGGGTCGTGCTCAAGTCAGGGACCTCAGAGTTCTTAGCCAACGACCCCGAGGCGCGGAAGCTTTACCTGGGGGAGAAATTCCGCCTGGACCGTTGA
- the lptC gene encoding LPS export ABC transporter periplasmic protein LptC, with the protein MTRWVLVVGLAPLIVACARKETPRTTARPPEGRPVEQEGWHSRVVSTKEGRPTAVIRYGHMVKYKGDRVYRFDQGVEVDLFNDEGDHLSHVTADSGVMHEASYDVEAHGNVVVVSDSGVVLLTQRLFYTKENDKVYSDAPVTIVRGPGDTLYGKGFESDKNLRNYTFYEPRGVTERKIDLDLERHVRPRRVRADSAVGQSRPPSGGAPE; encoded by the coding sequence ATGACACGGTGGGTTCTGGTCGTCGGCCTGGCACCGCTCATTGTCGCCTGCGCACGAAAGGAGACGCCGCGGACTACTGCCCGTCCCCCTGAGGGGAGGCCGGTGGAGCAGGAGGGCTGGCACTCGCGCGTGGTCAGCACCAAGGAGGGAAGACCCACAGCCGTCATCAGGTACGGGCACATGGTCAAGTACAAGGGGGACAGAGTCTATCGCTTCGACCAGGGCGTGGAAGTAGACCTGTTCAACGATGAAGGCGACCATTTGTCCCACGTCACCGCCGACTCTGGCGTGATGCACGAAGCCTCCTACGACGTCGAGGCGCATGGCAATGTGGTCGTGGTTTCCGACAGCGGCGTGGTGCTGCTCACGCAGCGTCTGTTCTACACAAAGGAGAACGACAAGGTCTACTCCGACGCCCCGGTGACGATCGTGCGCGGCCCGGGCGACACCCTGTACGGAAAAGGGTTCGAGTCCGACAAGAACTTGCGCAACTACACCTTCTATGAGCCGCGCGGCGTAACAGAGCGCAAGATCGATCTCGACTTGGAGCGGCACGTTCGGCCCAGGCGCGTGCGTGCGGACTCGGCGGTGGGGCAAAGTCGGCCGCCCTCAGGTGGAGCACCGGAGTAG
- a CDS encoding KpsF/GutQ family sugar-phosphate isomerase, whose translation MEATISPLSNVNAEAAQAIATGRRVLEIEARALYALVDRVGEAFVKAVDLLYNCRGRVIVTGMGKSGIVASKIAATLTSTGTAAIFMHAAEGVHGDLGLVRKDDVVICVSKSGNTGELTRLFPALRRIGVPIISLIGNRRSALAERSDVVLDVSVQEEACPNDLAPTASSTAALAMGDALAVALLERRRFGPEDFAFLHPGGSLGKRLRLKVDDIMFTGEKVAKVKLSTPLREAILEITRKRFGGTCVVDEQEVLRGIITDGDLRRLMERDIDVRTLTAADVMNDKPKTVQVGSMAIDALRIMEDLNIMQIVVVDRENHPVGMIHLHDFLEAGVS comes from the coding sequence ATGGAAGCTACTATTTCGCCATTATCGAATGTGAATGCTGAGGCTGCGCAGGCGATTGCCACCGGGAGACGGGTCCTGGAGATCGAGGCGCGCGCACTTTACGCCTTGGTTGACCGGGTGGGCGAGGCATTTGTCAAGGCCGTGGACTTGTTGTACAACTGCCGCGGTCGTGTGATCGTCACCGGCATGGGCAAGTCGGGGATCGTCGCCTCCAAGATTGCTGCCACGCTGACCAGCACCGGCACGGCCGCGATTTTCATGCACGCCGCCGAAGGGGTGCACGGTGACCTTGGCTTAGTGCGCAAGGACGACGTGGTTATCTGCGTCTCCAAGAGCGGCAACACCGGCGAATTGACGCGCCTCTTCCCGGCCTTGCGGCGGATCGGCGTGCCCATCATCTCGCTCATTGGCAACCGCCGCTCCGCATTGGCCGAACGCAGCGACGTGGTGCTGGATGTGAGCGTGCAGGAAGAGGCCTGTCCCAACGACCTTGCGCCCACTGCCAGCAGCACCGCCGCCTTAGCCATGGGGGATGCGTTGGCGGTGGCGCTCTTGGAACGGCGCCGCTTCGGCCCCGAGGATTTCGCGTTTCTCCACCCCGGGGGCTCGCTGGGCAAAAGGTTGCGCCTCAAGGTGGACGACATCATGTTCACCGGCGAGAAGGTGGCCAAAGTGAAGCTCAGCACCCCGCTGCGCGAGGCCATCCTCGAGATCACCCGCAAGCGCTTCGGCGGCACGTGCGTCGTGGACGAGCAGGAAGTGCTGCGCGGCATCATCACCGATGGTGACCTGCGCCGCCTGATGGAGCGGGACATTGACGTGCGCACGCTCACTGCCGCCGACGTGATGAACGACAAGCCGAAGACGGTGCAGGTGGGGTCCATGGCTATCGACGCCCTGCGCATCATGGAGGACCTCAACATCATGCAGATCGTGGTGGTGGACAGGGAAAACCACCCGGTGGGGATGATTCACCTCCACGACTTCCTGGAAGCTGGAGTGTCATGA
- a CDS encoding Ig-like domain-containing protein — MQRAALKYHWTMMIAVAVLLSGCSLVEKLANRPPVIVRVYALDNDLFPGDTTTVIVEAEDPDGDLLSYQWNRSGGAFVGSAQGPRALWQAPAQPGSYQLTVVVRDENGAQATGSLTEVVVSEEPPQVTILRPREGEALPGLGTFRVEARVTHPTSPIERVEFYVNGALLFTDTAAEGNLYAFLWNLDGVSGPKTVVAKGYRLHPPGPPGADSVHVVIEGVTPFPR; from the coding sequence ATGCAACGAGCAGCGCTGAAGTACCACTGGACAATGATGATCGCCGTGGCGGTGCTTCTATCCGGGTGCAGTCTGGTGGAGAAGCTGGCCAATCGGCCGCCGGTCATCGTGCGCGTCTATGCCCTGGACAATGACCTCTTCCCTGGCGATACTACCACGGTCATCGTCGAGGCCGAAGACCCGGATGGGGACCTTTTGTCGTATCAATGGAACAGGAGCGGTGGAGCGTTCGTTGGCTCTGCGCAAGGGCCGCGCGCTCTGTGGCAGGCGCCCGCGCAACCTGGCTCCTACCAGCTGACCGTCGTGGTGCGCGACGAGAACGGCGCACAGGCCACCGGTTCGCTGACCGAGGTCGTGGTGAGCGAAGAGCCGCCACAGGTGACCATTCTTCGGCCGCGGGAAGGAGAGGCCCTGCCAGGACTGGGCACTTTTCGCGTGGAGGCGCGTGTGACGCACCCGACCAGTCCCATCGAGCGGGTGGAGTTCTATGTGAATGGCGCGCTGCTCTTCACGGACACCGCTGCCGAAGGCAACCTGTACGCCTTTCTCTGGAATCTGGACGGCGTTTCCGGTCCGAAAACAGTGGTTGCGAAAGGGTATCGATTGCACCCGCCAGGGCCTCCGGGTGCCGACTCGGTACACGTGGTCATCGAGGGGGTGACCCCTTTTCCAAGGTGA
- the kdsA gene encoding 3-deoxy-8-phosphooctulonate synthase, whose amino-acid sequence MRTVTVGDISIGPGRPLALIAGPCVIESEELVLRTAAEVQKIARRVGMPFIFKSSYLKDNRSSANSYQGPGLEKGLRILQRVKEEIGVPVLSDIHEQHEAEPAAEVLDVIQIPAYLSMQTSLTLAAARTGKALNIKKGQFLDPTDMKHVIGKVEGVGNHNILLTERGTFFGYHNLVVDFRSFAIMRGLGYPVVFDPTHAIRVYGVPSSDPAGGRPEFVPGLARAAMAAGCEAVFIETHPNCREALCDAASMWPLDRLERLLIHLRRMDELRRELEAAHPIT is encoded by the coding sequence GTGCGAACCGTGACCGTTGGCGACATTAGCATTGGGCCCGGGCGACCGCTGGCGCTGATTGCCGGGCCATGCGTCATCGAATCGGAAGAGCTGGTGCTGCGCACAGCCGCAGAGGTGCAAAAGATCGCCCGTCGCGTGGGCATGCCCTTCATTTTCAAGTCATCGTACCTGAAGGACAATCGCTCGTCGGCCAATTCCTATCAGGGCCCAGGCTTAGAAAAGGGGCTGCGCATCCTGCAGAGGGTCAAGGAAGAGATAGGCGTGCCGGTTCTTTCGGACATCCACGAGCAGCATGAGGCTGAACCGGCGGCAGAGGTGCTGGATGTCATCCAGATTCCTGCCTACCTCTCCATGCAGACCAGCCTGACCCTTGCGGCAGCGCGGACCGGCAAGGCGCTCAACATCAAGAAGGGTCAGTTCCTGGACCCGACTGACATGAAGCACGTCATCGGCAAGGTGGAGGGCGTTGGCAACCATAACATCCTCCTCACCGAGCGGGGCACTTTCTTCGGCTACCACAACCTTGTGGTGGACTTTCGCTCTTTTGCCATCATGCGTGGTCTCGGCTATCCGGTGGTCTTTGACCCGACCCACGCCATACGCGTCTATGGGGTGCCTTCCAGCGACCCAGCCGGTGGGCGGCCGGAGTTTGTGCCGGGCCTGGCGCGGGCAGCAATGGCGGCAGGGTGTGAGGCGGTGTTCATCGAGACGCATCCCAACTGCCGGGAGGCGCTGTGCGACGCAGCCAGCATGTGGCCTCTGGACAGGCTGGAGCGGCTGCTCATCCACCTGCGGCGCATGGACGAGCTTCGCCGGGAGCTCGAGGCAGCGCACCCCATCACGTGA
- a CDS encoding CTP synthase, with protein sequence MVSGAKQTKYIFVTGGVVSSLGKGIASASIGRLLKARGLKVTIIKFDPYINVDPGTLSPYQHGEVFVTDDGAETDLDLGHYERFIDTDMSARNNATTGQIYFTVIKKERRGDYLGKTVQVVPHITDEIQRRILQVAREGEHFDVVIAEIGGTVGDIESLPFLEAIRQFCLAVGRENALNVHLTLVPYIRAAGELKTKPTQHSVTRLREIGIQPDILLCRTEVPLSREQREKIGLFCSVPPNAVIEARDVESIYEVPLVFESGGLADQIVELLKLRCDKPDLATWKAFVHKVKNPSAFVRVAICGKYAGLRDSYKSIVEAFVHAGVENDARVELKWIDAEELEKTGPEGRLDDVSGLLVPGGFGERGIEGKMAAVRYAREHKLPFFGICLGLQCAVIEFARNVCGLEGASSREFDQGTPYPVIDLMETQVDVTQMGGTMRLGAYTCELDKKSLAAKIYGRTTISERHRHRYEVNNKYVPLLQEKGLVVSGRNPDTGLVEMIELPSHHWFVAGQFHPEYKSRVLKAHPLFRAFVQAALQHKERCSGNRTA encoded by the coding sequence ATGGTGAGCGGCGCCAAACAGACTAAGTACATCTTTGTGACCGGCGGGGTGGTCTCGTCGCTGGGCAAAGGGATCGCCTCCGCTTCCATTGGCCGCTTGCTCAAGGCGCGCGGCCTCAAGGTCACCATCATCAAGTTCGACCCCTACATCAATGTGGATCCGGGAACACTCAGCCCCTACCAGCACGGCGAGGTCTTTGTGACCGACGACGGTGCAGAGACGGACCTCGACTTGGGGCACTATGAGCGCTTCATCGACACCGACATGTCCGCGCGCAACAATGCCACCACCGGCCAGATTTACTTCACCGTCATCAAGAAAGAGCGGCGGGGCGACTACTTGGGCAAGACCGTGCAGGTGGTGCCGCACATCACCGATGAGATTCAGCGGCGCATCCTGCAGGTGGCCCGCGAAGGGGAGCACTTTGACGTGGTGATCGCCGAGATCGGGGGCACGGTGGGCGACATCGAGAGTCTGCCGTTCTTGGAAGCCATCCGCCAGTTCTGCCTAGCAGTGGGGCGAGAGAACGCTTTGAACGTGCACTTGACGCTGGTGCCGTACATCCGTGCCGCGGGTGAACTGAAGACCAAGCCGACCCAGCATTCGGTGACGCGCCTGCGCGAGATCGGCATTCAACCGGATATCCTGCTCTGCCGTACCGAGGTGCCGTTGAGCCGGGAGCAGCGAGAGAAGATTGGCCTCTTTTGCAGCGTGCCGCCCAACGCGGTCATCGAAGCACGGGATGTGGAATCCATCTACGAGGTGCCGTTGGTTTTCGAGAGCGGCGGGTTGGCCGACCAGATTGTCGAGCTGCTCAAGCTCAGATGCGACAAGCCCGACCTGGCTACTTGGAAGGCTTTCGTGCACAAGGTGAAGAACCCCAGCGCCTTTGTGCGCGTGGCCATTTGCGGCAAGTACGCCGGCCTGCGCGACTCCTACAAGAGCATCGTCGAGGCGTTTGTGCACGCCGGCGTAGAGAACGACGCACGCGTGGAGCTGAAGTGGATTGATGCCGAGGAGCTGGAGAAGACCGGCCCCGAGGGGCGCTTGGACGATGTGTCGGGATTGCTGGTGCCGGGCGGCTTTGGCGAACGCGGCATAGAGGGGAAAATGGCGGCGGTGCGCTACGCCCGCGAGCACAAGTTGCCCTTCTTTGGCATCTGCCTGGGGCTGCAGTGCGCGGTGATCGAGTTTGCCCGCAACGTCTGCGGGCTGGAGGGCGCCAGCAGCCGCGAGTTCGACCAGGGCACGCCGTACCCGGTGATCGACCTGATGGAGACGCAGGTGGACGTCACCCAAATGGGCGGGACCATGCGCCTGGGTGCCTACACGTGCGAGCTGGACAAAAAGTCGTTGGCAGCGAAAATCTATGGTCGCACCACCATCTCCGAGCGCCACCGCCACCGCTATGAGGTGAACAACAAGTACGTCCCCTTGCTGCAAGAGAAGGGGCTGGTGGTCAGCGGGCGCAACCCGGACACGGGATTGGTGGAGATGATCGAGCTGCCGTCGCACCACTGGTTTGTGGCCGGTCAGTTTCATCCTGAGTACAAGTCGCGAGTGCTCAAGGCGCACCCGCTGTTCCGCGCGTTTGTACAGGCGGCCTTGCAGCACAAGGAGAGGTGTAGCGGCAACAGAACGGCGTAG
- the kdsB gene encoding 3-deoxy-manno-octulosonate cytidylyltransferase has product MRAVGIIPARWDSSRFPGKPLADIAGKPMIQWVYGRAQRAALLSQVIVATDDERIEEAVRAFGGEVAMTPRKVASGTDRVALVARDMPVEIVVNIQGDEPLIEPGSIDQAVRLLIDDPEAVVGTLAREVRNPEELTDPNTVRVVLDRKGYALYFSRAAIPFVRDCPNPEEWLDHATFYNHIGLYVFRRSFLLKYATLPQTPLEKVEKLEQLRILEHGFRIRVGITNSVPLCVDTPADLERVREEVRNRGW; this is encoded by the coding sequence ATGCGTGCTGTTGGCATAATCCCCGCGCGCTGGGATTCCAGCCGCTTCCCTGGCAAGCCATTGGCGGACATCGCCGGCAAGCCGATGATCCAATGGGTCTATGGGCGGGCGCAACGTGCCGCGCTCCTCTCCCAGGTGATCGTCGCCACCGACGACGAGCGCATCGAGGAAGCGGTGAGGGCATTCGGTGGCGAAGTGGCCATGACGCCACGCAAGGTGGCCTCCGGCACCGACCGTGTGGCCCTGGTCGCCAGGGACATGCCAGTGGAGATCGTCGTGAACATCCAGGGCGACGAGCCATTGATCGAACCCGGCTCGATCGACCAAGCCGTGCGGCTGCTCATCGACGACCCCGAGGCGGTGGTCGGTACCTTAGCGCGCGAGGTGAGAAACCCAGAGGAGCTGACCGACCCCAATACCGTGCGCGTGGTGCTGGACCGCAAGGGGTACGCGCTGTACTTTTCTCGCGCTGCCATCCCCTTTGTGCGGGACTGCCCGAACCCCGAGGAGTGGCTCGACCATGCCACCTTTTACAACCACATCGGGCTGTACGTGTTCAGGCGAAGTTTTTTGCTCAAGTACGCTACCTTGCCCCAGACGCCGCTTGAGAAGGTGGAGAAACTTGAACAACTGCGCATACTGGAACATGGCTTCCGCATCCGCGTGGGGATCACCAACAGTGTGCCGCTTTGCGTGGATACCCCTGCCGACTTGGAGCGTGTGAGGGAGGAAGTGAGGAACAGAGGATGGTGA
- the gatC gene encoding Asp-tRNA(Asn)/Glu-tRNA(Gln) amidotransferase subunit GatC, which produces MLQVTPEEVQHVARLARLHLQPDEVPRMAAELSRIVDYMAQLQQVDTTGVQPMEQPEVTVQRVRRDVVRRGLRREAALARAPRSRAGFFSVPKVLR; this is translated from the coding sequence TTGTTGCAGGTTACTCCGGAGGAGGTACAGCACGTCGCACGGCTGGCACGACTTCATCTGCAGCCCGATGAGGTGCCGCGTATGGCGGCCGAGCTTTCGCGCATTGTGGACTATATGGCTCAGCTGCAGCAGGTGGACACCACAGGAGTGCAGCCCATGGAGCAGCCCGAAGTGACGGTGCAACGTGTGCGCCGAGACGTGGTCAGACGAGGCCTCAGGCGCGAGGCAGCCCTGGCCAGGGCGCCGCGCTCTCGGGCCGGCTTCTTCAGCGTGCCTAAGGTGCTGCGGTAG
- a CDS encoding M20/M25/M40 family metallo-hydrolase, translated as MHFPRKSVACLAILLLSTAWAQITVPPAGLSSITSPEIYAHAAFLAADEMKGRDTPSPELTRAAQYIAAEFAQYGLSPVGANGSFLVPFRMERIALSSPNSLVVIEAGGEREFRIKEDFVPIHLSGSRQAEGPVAFAGYGITAPEFGYDDYRDLDASGKFVLLMSQEPQEKDSTSIFDGAKDTEYCKVLTKAQIAIDHGAVGLLLVRNPNNSRFRRPPNVWPELMNRPPADARPPLTLAGGQEGRLVAAYVGRDFAEYLLASSGKTLAEWQSLIDEKCQPHSFAIPDKRVRLQVSLSAEFDSAYNVAGYWPGADPVLKDELVVIGAHYDHVGARGDTVYNGADDNASGTAGLLEIAEAFASCGERPRRSILFLAFAGEEKGLFGSRSYADHPLFPLEKTVVMLNLDMIGRNDSNMVAVIGSKTSTRLTQTNRQANALVGMDLSYDWDRFFRQSDHYSFYRKHVPVLFFNTGDHPDLHRPSDDVNKLNPQKMARVGQLVFATAWLVANEEERPDFVEVSDTVPGGEQAPSRTR; from the coding sequence ATGCACTTCCCGCGAAAATCAGTGGCATGTCTAGCAATCTTGCTGTTGTCCACCGCCTGGGCTCAAATCACCGTACCGCCCGCCGGGTTATCCTCGATCACCTCGCCCGAGATATACGCACATGCTGCCTTCTTGGCTGCTGATGAGATGAAGGGTCGCGATACGCCGAGCCCTGAGCTCACGCGCGCGGCCCAGTACATCGCCGCCGAGTTCGCTCAGTACGGGCTTTCTCCGGTTGGCGCGAATGGCAGCTTCCTTGTGCCCTTCCGCATGGAGCGCATTGCCCTTTCTTCGCCCAACTCGCTGGTGGTCATTGAAGCCGGTGGCGAGCGCGAGTTTCGCATCAAGGAGGACTTTGTCCCGATTCACCTCTCTGGCAGTCGGCAAGCGGAGGGGCCAGTCGCTTTTGCCGGCTACGGCATCACCGCACCAGAGTTCGGCTATGACGACTACCGCGACCTGGATGCCTCAGGCAAGTTTGTTCTGCTGATGAGCCAGGAGCCGCAAGAGAAAGACAGCACCAGCATATTTGACGGCGCCAAGGACACCGAGTACTGCAAGGTACTGACCAAGGCACAGATCGCCATCGACCATGGGGCCGTGGGGCTGCTGCTGGTCAGGAATCCGAACAACTCCCGCTTCCGAAGGCCACCCAATGTGTGGCCGGAACTTATGAACCGTCCGCCTGCCGATGCCAGGCCTCCGCTCACCTTAGCGGGCGGACAAGAGGGGCGCCTGGTGGCGGCCTATGTCGGTCGCGATTTTGCCGAGTATCTGCTCGCCTCTTCGGGCAAGACACTGGCGGAATGGCAGTCCCTCATTGACGAGAAATGCCAGCCCCATTCCTTTGCCATTCCGGACAAACGGGTGCGCCTGCAAGTGTCCCTGAGCGCAGAATTCGACTCAGCCTATAACGTGGCCGGGTATTGGCCCGGGGCCGACCCGGTTCTCAAAGACGAGCTTGTGGTCATCGGGGCACACTATGACCATGTGGGGGCGCGCGGCGATACCGTCTACAACGGTGCGGACGACAACGCCTCGGGCACGGCCGGGCTGCTGGAGATTGCCGAGGCGTTTGCCAGCTGCGGCGAGCGCCCGCGCCGAAGTATTCTCTTCTTGGCCTTTGCCGGCGAGGAGAAGGGCCTTTTTGGCTCTCGCTCCTACGCCGACCACCCGCTCTTTCCGCTCGAAAAGACCGTGGTCATGCTGAATCTGGATATGATTGGCCGCAACGATTCGAACATGGTGGCGGTCATCGGCAGCAAGACGAGCACCCGACTGACGCAGACCAACCGGCAGGCCAATGCGCTGGTGGGAATGGACCTGTCCTACGATTGGGATCGCTTTTTCAGGCAGAGCGACCACTATTCCTTCTACCGCAAACATGTGCCGGTGCTTTTCTTCAACACCGGCGACCACCCCGACCTGCATCGCCCGAGCGATGATGTAAACAAGCTCAACCCGCAGAAGATGGCGCGCGTAGGACAGCTCGTCTTCGCCACCGCCTGGCTGGTCGCCAATGAGGAGGAGCGTCCGGATTTTGTGGAGGTGAGTGATACAGTGCCAGGAGGGGAGCAGGCGCCCTCCCGCACACGCTAA